One window of the Populus trichocarpa isolate Nisqually-1 chromosome 9, P.trichocarpa_v4.1, whole genome shotgun sequence genome contains the following:
- the LOC7474975 gene encoding LOW QUALITY PROTEIN: acetylserotonin O-methyltransferase (The sequence of the model RefSeq protein was modified relative to this genomic sequence to represent the inferred CDS: inserted 1 base in 1 codon): protein MGSVTKIDEEXREDEEEAQAKVEIWKYIFGFTNMAVVKCAIELGIADAIENNEGPMTLSELSSSLGCAPSSLYRIMRFLVHHNIFIEKPSSQGTTVYVQTALSRRLLKKGEKSMVDLLLLESSHVMMAPWHNLSSRVLNDNNSPFEGAHGDDIWKYALANPVHSKLIDDAMACDAKLVVPEIVEGFPEVFDGVKTLVDVGGGNGTTLQMLVKAFPWIQGINFDLPHVVSVASESEGVKHVGGDFFESVPKADAAFLMWVLHDWNDEECIQILKNCKEAIQSDKGKVIIVEAVVGEEKGDKLEFVRLMLDMVMMSHTDAGKERTSKEWGYVLKEAGFSSYTIKPIRAVQSVIVASP from the exons atgggatCAGTGACAAAAATAGATGAAG taagagaagatgaagaagaggcACAAGCAAAAGTTGAAATATGGAAATACATATTTGGCTTTACTAATATGGCAGTTGTGAAGTGTGCCATTGAGCTTGGAATAGCTGATGCCATTGAAAACAATGAAGGCCCTATGACACTATCAGAGCTATCATCCTCACTTGGATGTGCTCCTTCCTCTCTTTACCGCATTATGAGGTTCTTAGTCCATCACAACATTTTCATAGAGAAACCTTCTAGCCAAGGCACCACGGTTTATGTACAGACAGCACTTTCTCGCCGACTACTTAAGAAGGGAGAAAAGAGCATGGTTGATCTTCTTTTGTTGGAGAGCAGCCATGTAATGATGGCACCATGGCATAATCTTAGTTCCCGTGTCCTGAACGATAACAATTCACCATTTGAGGGGGCTCATGGAGATGATATATGGAAATATGCGTTGGCAAATCCAGTTCACAGCAAGCTCATTGATGATGCAATGGCTTGTGATGCTAAGCTGGTAGTGCCAGAAATAGTTGAAGGTTTTCCAGAGGTGTTTGATGGGGTTAAAACTTTGGTGGATGTTGGTGGGGGTAATGGGACTACTTTGCAGATGCTGGTTAAGGCTTTTCCTTGGATCCAGGGCATAAACTTTGATCTTCCCCACGTTGTTTCCGTTGCTTCAGAATCTGAAGGTGTTAAGCATGTTGGTGGTGACTTTTTTGAGAGTGTTCCAAAGGCTGATGCTGCTTTCCTAATG TGGGTTCTTCATGACTGGAACGATGAAGAGTGCATCCAAATCCTGAAAAACTGTAAAGAAGCTATACAGAGTGACAAGGGGAAGGTGATAATTGTTGAAGCTGTGGTTGGTGAAGAGAAAGGCGACAAACTTGAATTTGTGAGGCTAATGTTAGACATGGTAATGATGTCTCATACCGACGCAGGCAAAGAAAGGACCTCTAAGGAATGGGGATACGTTCTTAAGGAGGCTGGCTTTAGCAGCTACACCATAAAACCAATTCGTGCAGTGCAATCTGTCATTGTTGCTTCCCCTTGA
- the LOC7474976 gene encoding acetylserotonin O-methyltransferase has translation MERTSRDSKMKEEEDVQAGVEIWKYVLGFSGIAVVKCAIELGIAEAIENHEGTPMALSELSSTLGCVPFSLDRIMRFLVHHHFFKEEPTIQGTAGYVHTPLSRRLLRQGEDSMADFILLESSPVMLAPWHHLSSRVRINGTAAFEAAYGGDIWKYAAANPAFNRLINDAMACDARLAVSAIIESCPKLFDGLKTLVDVGGGNGTALGKFVKAFPWIEGINFDLPHVVSVAAECEGVKQVGGDMFDSVPKADAVFIMKVLQDWNNDDCVRILKKCKEAIPKDKGKVIIVETVIGEEKQDSFEFVRFMKDMAMMAFTNSGKERTSEEWDCVLKEAGFSSYNIIPIRAVQSVIEAFP, from the exons ATGGAGAGGACATCAAGAGATTCAAAAatgaaagaggaagaagatgtgCAAGCAGGAGTTGAAATATGGAAATATGTACTTGGGTTTTCTGGTATTGCTGTAGTTAAGTGTGCTATTGAGCTTGGAATAGCAGAAGCCATCGAAAACCATGAGGGTACTCCTATGGCATTATCAGAGCTATCATCCACCCTAGGATGTGTTCCATTCTCTCTTGATCGCATCATGCGGTTCTTGGTGCATCACCATTTTTTCAAAGAGGAACCAACTATCCAAGGCACCGCAGGTTATGTGCACACACCTCTTTCTCGTCGTTTACTTAGGCAGGGAGAAGACAGCATGGCTGATTTTATATTGTTGGAGAGCAGCCCTGTGATGCTAGCACCATGGCATCATCTAAGTTCGCGTGTTCGAATAAATGGGACTGCAGCATTTGAAGCGGCTTATGGTGGTGACATATGGAAATATGCAGCAGCAAATCCTGCTTTCAACAGGCTAATTAACGATGCCATGGCTTGTGATGCTAGACTGGCAGTGTCTGCTATAATTGAAAGCTGTCCAAAGCTGTTTGATGGACTAAAAACTTTGGTAGATGTTGGTGGCGGTAATGGGACTGCTTTGGGAAAGTTTGTCAAGGCTTTTCCTTGGATTGAaggcatcaactttgatcttcCTCATGTTGTGTCTGTTGCAGCGGAATGTGAAGGAGTAAAGCAAGTTGGAGGAGATATGTTCGACAGTGTTCCAAAGGCTGATGCTGTTTTTATCATG AAGGTTTTGCAAGACTGGAACAATGATGATTGTGTCCGAATTcttaaaaaatgtaaagaagCTATTCCAAAGGACAAAGGGAAGGTCATTATTGTTGAAACTGTGATTGGAGAAGAGAAACAGGACAGTTTTGAGTTTGTGAGGTTCATGAAAGACATGGCAATGATGGCTTTCACCAACTCAGGAAAGGAGAGGACCTCTGAGGAATGGGATTGTGTCCTCAAGGAGGCTGGCTTTAGCAGCTACAACATCATACCAATTCGGGCTGTGCAATCTGTCATCGAGGCTTTCCCTTAA